The Jiangella sp. DSM 45060 genome contains the following window.
ACACCGCGTCGATCCGTGCCGCCGGCCCTCGCGGCCACCCTGCCGGTCTTCGTCCTCGTGCTGCTCATGTGGGCCGAGGAGATCGTCGACTCGCTGCCGGGCGTCGACCTCGACCAGTACGGCATCCGCCCGCAGGACGCCGAGGGACTGGTGGGCATCGTCACGGCGCCGTTCCTGCACGGCGGCTTCGGCCACCTCATCGCCAACACCGGCGCGTTCCTGGTGCTGGGCTGCCTCATCGCCATGACGACGCAGCGGTTCTGGCCGGTGACCATCGGCGTCGCGCTGGTCGGTGGGTTCGCCACATGGCTGGCGGCGTCGCCGAACAGCGTCCACATCGGCGCCAGCGGGCTGGTCTACGGCTACGCCGCGTTCCTGGTGGCGTGGGGCGTGTTCAGCCGGCGGGCACTAGCCGTGGTCGTCGCGGTCATCGTGGTGCTGATGTACGGCGGCATCGTGGTCGGCGTACTGCCCGGCCAGCCCGGCATCTCGTGGCAGGGCCACCTGTTCGGCGCGCTGGCCGGTGTGCTCATGGCGTGGCTGCTGCGGGGGAGCGCGGCGAAGACTCCCGCGTGAACCGCATGTCCATCCAGTGCCGCCACTCGCCGGACTCGAGGCGCTCCCAGCGCGCCGCCATGCGGTTCGCGCCGACGGTGAGCCGCGCCCGGGTGTCCGGCCCGGCCAGCGTCACCACGCCATCGGCGGAGACGGCCACGGCCATCGTGCCGGTGGCGCCGTCGCTGTCGTAGGACCGCGCGACGTCGCCCTCGAACACCTCCAGTGCCTGGTAGCGCCGCCCGTCGAGGGTGACGTCGACATGGTGCAGCAGGAAGTGCCCGCCGGGCAGCCACTCGTACACGTCGCTGCCCTCGATGCGCACCACGGGTTCGCCGACGGTCTCGCCGCTCGACCGCCAGGCGCCGACCAGCGCGTCCAGTCCCTCCGTCACGAGAACCTCCGCTAGACTATGTAAGCAATGTCTTACACAGCCTAGCACCCGGAGGGACGTGGACGACGCACTGCGGGCGGTCGCCGATCCCACCCGGCGGGCGATCATGGAGCTGGTCCGCGACGGCGAGCGCAGCGCCGGCGACATCGCGACGCGGTTCCCGGCGATGAGCCGGCCGGCGGTGTCGCAGCACCTCAGAGTGCTCGCCGACGCCGGCCTGGTGCACGTGCGCCGCGACGGCAACCGCCGGCTCTACGCGCTGCGCCCCGAGGGCCTGGCCGACGCGGCGGGGTTCATCGAACGCATGTGGTCGGCGCAGCTGCGCCGGCTCAAGGAAGCGGTGGAGAACGAGTGATCGAGCAGAGCATCCGTATCGACGCGCCGCCGGAGCGGGTCTGGGCCTACCTCACCGACCCGGAGTTGCTGGGACGGTGGTGGGGCAGCGCCGAGGCGGACGCGCGCCCCGGCGGCCTGCTGCGCGTCGCGATGGACGGCGGGCCGGACCCGGTGATGCGCGGCGAGTTCGTGGAGCTGACGCCGTACGAGCGGCTGGTGTTCACGTTCGGCTGGGAGCCGGGGCCCGGTGTGCCCGACGTGGCGCCCGGCGGCTCGCGGGTGGAGATCAGGCTCCGCCCGGACGGCGGCGGCACCGTCGTGGAGCTCCGCCACGATGGCCTGCCGGCGACACTGCGCGGCGAGACCACCGACGGCTGGCGGACAGTGCTCGGCCGCCTCGCGAACGAGGCGGCCGCCGGCCTGCGAGAGTGACGGGGTCAGTCGGTTCCAGGTGCCGGCTGGGGCTGGAGGCGGTCGGTCTCGTCGTGCCACTCCACCGCGATGGGGCGGAGCTTGGCCTCGTGCCGGCGGCCGTGGTGACCGCAGAACAGCAGCTCGCCCTCGTTCAGGACGACGCGGATGTACGCCTGGGCGCCGCAGCTGTCGCAGCGGTCGGTGGCCTTGAGAGGGCTGGTAGCGAGAGCCGTAGTAGTCACGTCGCCTGCCTTCCTGATCGTTGGACCACCGAGAGTTCCGGTGGTGTCCGTGCATCCGTACCAACATGTAACCACCCCCAGACGTTCCCGCATCTCGAGCGCGGGGTGGTTCGCTCTGCGCGTAATCGGCGCGGCTGTGACACTGGTCACCTGATCGACTCGTCAACACGTTCGGACGGGGTCCCGCCAGCGCGCCTGCGCGGGTTCGGCCGGTGGCAGGGTCTACGCTGGCAGCGCATGTGCTCACGGCAAGGAGGAACCGACACGTGACCGCCGAGCGCGCCGACGCCCCGACCACCGGTGGCGACTACACCGCCCGCCACCTATCGGTGCTCGAGGGGCTGGAGGCTGTGCGCAAGCGGCCGGGCATGTACATCGGCTCGACCGACTCCCGCGGCCTCATGCACTGCCTCTGGGAGATCATCGACAACGCCGTCGACGAAGCGCTCGGCGGGTTCTGCGACCGCGTCGAGGTCGTCCTGCACGCCGACGGCTCGGCCGCGGTCAGCGAC
Protein-coding sequences here:
- a CDS encoding rhomboid family intramembrane serine protease, with the translated sequence MSSSGQVTPRRSVPPALAATLPVFVLVLLMWAEEIVDSLPGVDLDQYGIRPQDAEGLVGIVTAPFLHGGFGHLIANTGAFLVLGCLIAMTTQRFWPVTIGVALVGGFATWLAASPNSVHIGASGLVYGYAAFLVAWGVFSRRALAVVVAVIVVLMYGGIVVGVLPGQPGISWQGHLFGALAGVLMAWLLRGSAAKTPA
- a CDS encoding metalloregulator ArsR/SmtB family transcription factor, producing the protein MDDALRAVADPTRRAIMELVRDGERSAGDIATRFPAMSRPAVSQHLRVLADAGLVHVRRDGNRRLYALRPEGLADAAGFIERMWSAQLRRLKEAVENE
- a CDS encoding SRPBCC domain-containing protein; translated protein: MIEQSIRIDAPPERVWAYLTDPELLGRWWGSAEADARPGGLLRVAMDGGPDPVMRGEFVELTPYERLVFTFGWEPGPGVPDVAPGGSRVEIRLRPDGGGTVVELRHDGLPATLRGETTDGWRTVLGRLANEAAAGLRE